From Ferviditalea candida, the proteins below share one genomic window:
- a CDS encoding sensor histidine kinase, with amino-acid sequence MNFWPILLELRTPLNGIIGIAESLIDGIGGKLPQRAVYNLQLIVSSCKRLSSLVNDILDFSKLKHKDIHVHLKPVDLHQAADVALKIIEPLADSKRLQMFNEVQRGIFILADENRLQQILNNLIGNAVKFTERGTILISASRIGSQIEIAVTDTGIGISPGKMASVHLIKGTRFLKRSNLAQKLIC; translated from the coding sequence ATCGCCGAATCGCTGATTGACGGGATCGGCGGCAAATTGCCGCAGAGGGCCGTATATAATCTTCAGCTGATTGTGTCAAGCTGCAAAAGATTGAGCAGCCTGGTCAATGACATTCTGGATTTTTCAAAATTAAAGCATAAGGACATTCACGTGCACTTGAAGCCTGTCGATTTGCATCAGGCTGCGGACGTCGCCCTGAAAATCATCGAACCGCTGGCCGACAGCAAGCGCTTGCAAATGTTCAACGAAGTGCAGCGGGGCATCTTCATTCTCGCGGATGAAAACAGGCTTCAGCAAATTTTGAATAATTTGATCGGCAATGCGGTTAAATTTACGGAGCGGGGAACCATTCTTATTTCCGCCTCGAGAATCGGCAGTCAAATAGAGATCGCTGTAACGGATACGGGAATTGGCATTTCTCCAGGTAAAATGGCATCAGTGCATTTAATCAAAGGAACAAGGTTTTTGAAGCGATCAAACTTGGCGCAAAAGCTTATTTGTTAA